A region of the Planctomycetaceae bacterium genome:
TCAGATCATCGGCGACGCTCGCTGAACCAGTTGCAGCGGCAGCCCCCACGGATCGCGCAGCATCGCAAACGTGTCTCCGCCCGGCAGCGAATGCGTGTCGGCCACGACGGTTGCTCCGGCATTGGTCAACCGGCGTACGTCGCCGGAGACGTCTTTGGAAACGAATGCCAGGTGAAGTTCGGCCGGATTCCTGTTGCGGTAATCGGGAAGAGGGGCGTCGCGATTTCCGTAGATTTCAATCATCACCGAACCGCTGTCGTCCGCCAGAAAATGGGCGTACGGAGCGTCGACGGTGCGACGCTTGACGGTCAGTCCGAGATGTTCCACGTACCAGCGCGCCATCAGCACCGGTTCTTCCACATTGAAAGCTGTATGTTCGATCTTCATGCGATTGCCACTGGTCCGGAAAAATTCAGAAGAAAACGGGATCGTCGCCGGGCGATCCGGTGACGGAATCCCGCGCCGCCCGATTCCACTTGTCGCACCGCTGCGTCGCCTGGCGCGTGCGACGGGGAGCATCGTAGCTGGTCCCTTTCCCGGCGTCCCGGCACGTGTCGCGCCTGGTGCAGGGTTCGTTCAGAAATCCACGCAACCGGTCGTCAACCACGGCGACAATGGCTTTTATACTGGCCGCGGCGAACGCTGATACTTTTCGCACTTCTTCATGCCGCGAGCCAGAATACCTCAAATCGCCCCGCTTGGGGTATAGCCTCGCTCGCTGCCGAATCGGACAACGGGCGGTGCTGCGCTGCGGCTGTCCGGGGAAACGCTGCAGGTGGTGTTCGACGAATCCGGTGCCGGCCAGCCGGAAAACGTTCGAACGGTGGCCGCCACCGGCAGAACCGGCAGCGCGAATGGCGAAACCGATGGCCCGTCATCGATAGAACGCAACAACCGTGACTGTGACTGAAGGAATTGGTCATGCCGTTCAGCTTATGTGCCGGCGCCAGGCCGATCCCTGGTTATCAATTGGTTGACTTTCTCGGTCGGGGCACCTTCGGCGAAGTCTGGAAGGCCGAAGCGCCCGGCGGGCTGCACGTCGCGCTGAAGTTTATCGATACGAAGCAGGGGCACACGGGTCCGGAACATCGTGCTCTGACGGCCATTCGCGAAATCCGACATCCGCATCTGCTGGACGTGCATTTTGTCGTGCAGGTGGACGACTGGCTGGTGATCGCCACGTCGCTGTGCGATCGCAGCCTGTGGGACCGCTTCCGCGAATGCCGCGAACAGCATTTGCCGGGCATCCCGCTGGAGGAACTGCTGCGGTATCTGGACGAGGCCGCCATGGGACTCGATTTTCTGCACGATCCGCAGTGCGGTTCCGGCGGCGAAGTTCGCGCTGGAGTGCAGCATCGCGACGTGAAGCCGCAGAACATCTTTCTGGTCGGCGGTTCCGTAAAACTCGCGGATTTCGGCCTGGCCAAGGCGGTCGGGCCGTCCGGAGCCAGTCACACGGGAGCCATGTCGCCCCTGTTCGCCGCGCCGGAGATGTTTCGCGGCGAAGTGTCGATTCACAGCGATCAGTATTCCCTGGCGCTGACCTATTGCCAGCTTCGGCACGGTCACGTTCCGTTTGAAGGCAGCTTTCACGAAGTAATGTACGGTCACCTGTCGCTCGCGCCGGATCTGTCATCACTTCCGGAGAACGAACAGCCGATCGTCGCCCGGGCTTTGCATAAGAATCCGCAGGACCGCTGGCCGAATTGCCGTGAGTTCGCGCGACAGTTGCGTGCCGCGACCATGGACTCAGCAAGAGACTCGGCGACCGCAGCGGCGAATCGTCAGACCGCCGGGACGATGCCGGCACCGCGCGCCGATGCTGGAACGCTGCTGCCGGATTCGAACGATCCGCTCGCGGCAGCCGGTACCCGCGAACCGGCAATCGTCAGCTCCCGCAGCGATGCGATACCGCGACATCGCCGCCGCCAGAGCACTCGTCCGGGCAGTCGGCCGAACGCGAAGTCGTGGCATCGACGCCGACGCCGAAGGCATGTCGTCCGTTGGGTGACCGGCGTCATCCTGGTTGGAACGCTGCTGGCATTGCTGGCCGTGGTTCCGGACAACCTCATCCGGAACCGGCTGAGCGGCTGGCTGAGCCGTGCGACGGATCACAGCGGAACCGCAGTCGAAGCCGGGCCAGGTCCGACGTCCGGAACAGACTCACTGGCGGAACAGATCGAAACCAGTGACGCTCAGAACTCCAAACAACCGAGCGAAAAAGATGCTGCCGTCTTCGACCAGCGCGACAAAGCCAGCGTCGCAGTTGACGTTCACGATCCCGGCGAAGTCGTCCGGAATCAGTCGACCGACATTGTGACCACCGCCGTCGAAGCATCATCGTCCGTTGATGAACCTTCGGTCGTTAATGAAGTATCGTCCGTGGTGCCGGACACGACGGAGGAAGACGCGCAGTTGTTGTCGGCAATCAACGAACCGGATGCCGTTCCCGACGACGCCAGCGTGTCGGAACCTTCCGATGACCGTTCGTCCGAAAACGCTGAGATCGTTCCCGAAACCGACACCGCCGCGGCGGTTGCGGCAAATGAGGCGTCGCCGACGACGTCAGATTCCGCGTCGACGGCTGCAGCGGAAGCGGAAAACACGCAGTCGCTGGTTTCAGAATCTGTTCCGCTGCCGGCGGACGTAAGCGAACTGATTCAGCAGCCGGATTTGGCCGCCTTGCGACGTTCTGCGATCGACGACCTGCGGCATGTCCTGAAGTCGGCACGGACGGTGAAGGACAGTGAAAAGCAATCGCACGCACTTCACGACATCGCGGAGGCTCAGGCCAGCCTGGGAATGTACAGAGATGCGTTGGAAACCGTTCGACTGGTGCGTGAGGAATACAAACAGGCGTTCATCCTGTCACAGGTCATACTCGAACTGCCCGAAGATACCGCTCACGACGACGTGTGCGCCGCCATCGCGGAAGCCCGCGGGTTCGCGGAATCGATTGACGACGAACAATCGCGGTACTCGGCACTCAGCGGTATCGCCCGAGCCCAGGCACATGTCGGCATGTTTCCGCAGGCACTTGAGACCGCTCGTTCCATCGGCAGCGACGAATGGACAGCACTCGCTCTGGCACTTGTCGCCGACGCGAGAGCGGAAGCGTCCGACCCGGATCAGGCGTCGATCGCGATCGTTGAGGCGACGAAACTGGTCGGCGAAAGCAGAGACGAATATCGCAGTTCCTTCGCGCTGTGGAGCATCGCGGTTGCTCAGGCAAAACTGGGCATGTTTCCGGAGGCACTCGCGACGGCCCGGTCGATGAACAACGATTCGCTTTCGATCAAGACGCTGGCCGTGATCGCTCACCTGCAAACGCAGTCGAAACTGTTTGGCCAGGCGAAGGCAACCGTTCGGTCGATCGCCAACGACAGTGCTCAGTCAGTCGGCTTCCGCGACATCGCCGTCGCTGAAGCGGCAGCGGGACAGTACGCGGAAGCGCTGGAAACCGCCCGGCTGATCAGCGACTCGGAACAGGCCATGTGTGCCGGGGTCGAAATTGCGATCGAACAGGCCAAAAACGGATCGGCTGATGGAGCGCAGACCGTTGCACACGAATGCCTGCGACAGCTAAACAGCCGGCACTACGGTCATTTCCAAAACTGCACGACGTTTCCCAAAGTCGCCGTGCTTCAGGCGGAAGCCGGTCTGACTGAAGACGCCTTTCGGACCTACAAAAACGCAGCGGCAGCGGCGATCCTGAACGGCGACGATTGCTCGTGCTTTGCACTCGGACAGCAGGGGTTCGCTCAGGCCATGATCCGCAACGATCGCGTCGAAGAACTTTGTGAGTTTGTCGATTCGCTGCCGCCGTCGTACACCCGGGCAAACCTGCGGATGGAACTGCTGCGGCTGCTGTCCGATCGCCGTCCCGTCGACGACGTAACCCGCTGACCATCGCGTGAAGCGTTGCCGCTGTGTCGCTGACGGTGCCGAATTCTGATGCGAGCTGTTTTCAGTGGAGCCCCGCGTCGGCTCGCACCAGCTTCATAATGCGGCCGGAAACGTTCCAGTCCTGAACATACAGGTTTCCGTCACGGTCCCAGTATGAACCGTGTGTCCCGTGGAAAATGCCTTCGATCCATTCTTCCTGCGGCACGTTGAAGT
Encoded here:
- a CDS encoding VOC family protein, whose protein sequence is MKIEHTAFNVEEPVLMARWYVEHLGLTVKRRTVDAPYAHFLADDSGSVMIEIYGNRDAPLPDYRNRNPAELHLAFVSKDVSGDVRRLTNAGATVVADTHSLPGGDTFAMLRDPWGLPLQLVQRASPMI
- a CDS encoding protein kinase, whose translation is MPFSLCAGARPIPGYQLVDFLGRGTFGEVWKAEAPGGLHVALKFIDTKQGHTGPEHRALTAIREIRHPHLLDVHFVVQVDDWLVIATSLCDRSLWDRFRECREQHLPGIPLEELLRYLDEAAMGLDFLHDPQCGSGGEVRAGVQHRDVKPQNIFLVGGSVKLADFGLAKAVGPSGASHTGAMSPLFAAPEMFRGEVSIHSDQYSLALTYCQLRHGHVPFEGSFHEVMYGHLSLAPDLSSLPENEQPIVARALHKNPQDRWPNCREFARQLRAATMDSARDSATAAANRQTAGTMPAPRADAGTLLPDSNDPLAAAGTREPAIVSSRSDAIPRHRRRQSTRPGSRPNAKSWHRRRRRRHVVRWVTGVILVGTLLALLAVVPDNLIRNRLSGWLSRATDHSGTAVEAGPGPTSGTDSLAEQIETSDAQNSKQPSEKDAAVFDQRDKASVAVDVHDPGEVVRNQSTDIVTTAVEASSSVDEPSVVNEVSSVVPDTTEEDAQLLSAINEPDAVPDDASVSEPSDDRSSENAEIVPETDTAAAVAANEASPTTSDSASTAAAEAENTQSLVSESVPLPADVSELIQQPDLAALRRSAIDDLRHVLKSARTVKDSEKQSHALHDIAEAQASLGMYRDALETVRLVREEYKQAFILSQVILELPEDTAHDDVCAAIAEARGFAESIDDEQSRYSALSGIARAQAHVGMFPQALETARSIGSDEWTALALALVADARAEASDPDQASIAIVEATKLVGESRDEYRSSFALWSIAVAQAKLGMFPEALATARSMNNDSLSIKTLAVIAHLQTQSKLFGQAKATVRSIANDSAQSVGFRDIAVAEAAAGQYAEALETARLISDSEQAMCAGVEIAIEQAKNGSADGAQTVAHECLRQLNSRHYGHFQNCTTFPKVAVLQAEAGLTEDAFRTYKNAAAAAILNGDDCSCFALGQQGFAQAMIRNDRVEELCEFVDSLPPSYTRANLRMELLRLLSDRRPVDDVTR